The Fusarium poae strain DAOMC 252244 chromosome 2, whole genome shotgun sequence nucleotide sequence CAGTGAGAGTCCGGTAAAGGCGCCGTATAAAACAACTTTCTGGGAAGTTGGACAGAGATCAAGGGAGTTAAGCAAATGGTTGTCCAAGTCTGATGAAATTGGAACGAGTTCACGATCTGGCCGTCAGTTGCGAAACGTTGTAGAGTCAGCCGCACAAGATCTTTTCCCTTTTCTCAAACACCCACCACGCAAACCTCGAACACAAACTCCTCTATCCGATCTAAGGAAGTCTTTCGACAAGGGATCCCGAGGGATTGTAATCCCTGTTGGAGGCGGCGAACAATCCGTTCGCTTTGCTGGTCACTTGATCGTCAGCCTGCGAAAGGTCTTGGGCTCAAAACTACCAATTCAGATCGTGTATGCGGGAGAAGATGACTTGCCAAAAAAGGATCGCAACAGAATATCGAGCCTGGACGGTGCATCTAATATCGAGTTTCTCGACATCTTTACCGTTTTTGACGACACAACTTTGAAGCTCAAGGACGGAGGTTGGGCTATCAAGGCCTTTGCGCTGCTGGGATCCCGATTCGAGGAAGCGATTCTCCTAGACGCAGATGCCGTTTTCCTTCAACAACCCGAGACACTATTTGAGCAGCGGGCATATATCGAAAAGGGAGCACTGCTCTTCCATGACAGACTCCTTTGGCAGCATGCTTTTAAACAAAGACATGAGTGGTGGAAGGACCAGATCAAGGAACCCACGGCAGAAATGAACAACTCCCTCGTGTGGACCGAGGACTACGCCGAAGAATGCGATTCAGGAGTAGTTGTCCTCAATAAAGGACGAGTAAGTAACCTCGTCGGCCTACTCCACGTGGCATGGCAAAACACACACGACGTCCGCGAAGAAGTCACTTACCGACTCGGCCACGGAGACAAGGAGTCCTGGTGGCTCGGGTTAGAACTCGGTGGTTCTCGCTACGAGTTTGAGAAGCATTACGGCTCCATGCTGGGATGGGGTAAAGGGAAAGATGAAAATGTTACAGAGGTGTGCAGTTTTGTTATTGCGCATACAGATCAAAAAGATAAGCTGCTGTGGTACAACGGGAGCTTGTTGAAGAACAAGAGGGTGGATCCAGATGGATATGAAGTTGCTGAGTAttggatgatggatggtaaGTGGCACAAGGGTAGGACAAAGGATGATATGAGCTGTATGACGGATA carries:
- a CDS encoding hypothetical protein (TransMembrane:1 (i21-40o)~CAZy:GT71) — encoded protein: MSLASALILRVSQLIRDPPRALVRLGIFAAFSIFLILVTWKGSGLSYSWTASPISEYELGNITQQAKTYSESPVKAPYKTTFWEVGQRSRELSKWLSKSDEIGTSSRSGRQLRNVVESAAQDLFPFLKHPPRKPRTQTPLSDLRKSFDKGSRGIVIPVGGGEQSVRFAGHLIVSLRKVLGSKLPIQIVYAGEDDLPKKDRNRISSLDGASNIEFLDIFTVFDDTTLKLKDGGWAIKAFALLGSRFEEAILLDADAVFLQQPETLFEQRAYIEKGALLFHDRLLWQHAFKQRHEWWKDQIKEPTAEMNNSLVWTEDYAEECDSGVVVLNKGRVSNLVGLLHVAWQNTHDVREEVTYRLGHGDKESWWLGLELGGSRYEFEKHYGSMLGWGKGKDENVTEVCSFVIAHTDQKDKLLWYNGSLLKNKRVDPDGYEVAEYWMMDGKWHKGRTKDDMSCMTDSEVMELSAEEKRVLRESIEVAKEVDSALKKGG